Proteins encoded together in one Kutzneria kofuensis window:
- a CDS encoding cadmium resistance transporter, which translates to MFAVTNIDDMLVLAVFFGHAAGSRSAALRVVLGQYLGFGAIVAVSVLGGQGVGLLPEQVIPYLGLVPLLLGLRAAWTVIRERRAGGEDAVDTPAGDKGAGILQVAAVTFANGGDNIGVYVPVFAVAGIGGMIGYVVVFLIGVAVWCAIGWFLASRPVVAGALSRWGHLILPVVLVGVGLVILIGGGAFGL; encoded by the coding sequence ATGTTCGCGGTGACCAACATCGACGACATGCTGGTGCTGGCGGTGTTCTTCGGCCACGCGGCGGGCAGCCGGTCCGCCGCGTTGCGGGTGGTCCTCGGCCAGTACCTCGGCTTCGGCGCGATCGTGGCCGTGTCCGTGCTGGGTGGACAGGGTGTCGGCCTGCTGCCCGAGCAGGTCATCCCCTACCTGGGGTTGGTGCCGCTGCTGTTGGGGCTGCGGGCCGCATGGACGGTCATCCGGGAACGCCGCGCCGGCGGCGAGGATGCGGTGGACACCCCGGCCGGCGACAAGGGCGCTGGCATCCTGCAAGTCGCCGCCGTGACCTTCGCCAACGGCGGCGACAACATCGGTGTCTACGTGCCGGTGTTCGCCGTGGCCGGCATCGGCGGCATGATCGGCTACGTCGTGGTGTTCCTGATCGGCGTCGCAGTGTGGTGCGCCATCGGCTGGTTTCTGGCCAGCCGCCCGGTCGTGGCCGGCGCGCTGTCCCGGTGGGGGCACCTGATCTTGCCGGTCGTGCTGGTCGGCGTCGGCCTGGTCATCCTCATCGGCGGCGGCGCGTTCGGCCTCTGA
- a CDS encoding chitinase yields MQRARLAATALAAVAVAGVAAAVAANASTAQVQTAASAAALAPNALSNNWYASAPYLMPVSNNPPDPTVVMAATGQKAFQLAFILAPDGGGCSPTWDGKNAVSSDTAVAGVISRIRAAGGDVSVSVGGYGGTKLGQTCGTVAATAAAYQQVIDKYSLHAIDFDLEEPEYENDAAVNNELGAAKTLQANNPGLFVSVTMPGTAAGTGWFGTQLLDKSKALGFSPNNFSIMPFDGGFAGGSAQVSALEALHGLLMSHMGWDSATAYSHEGFSGMNGRSDNGEFFYQADFQTVYDYATSHGLGRFTFWSVNRDRQCGSNADNAICSNVTQNDWDFTKFTTRFAGATPPQSPPPTTTTTTTTPGGGGSCTAAAWNASTPYNGGAVVSYNGHQWTAKWWTQGDIPGANSQNVWTDNGACTGGGGGTTTTNPPGGGTCPAAWSASTPYNGGAVVSYNGHKWTAKWWTQGDVPGANSQNVWTDNGAC; encoded by the coding sequence ATGCAGCGAGCCAGACTCGCCGCGACTGCGTTGGCGGCGGTCGCCGTGGCGGGCGTCGCCGCGGCCGTGGCCGCCAACGCCAGCACGGCTCAGGTCCAGACGGCCGCTTCCGCCGCCGCATTGGCCCCGAATGCCCTGTCCAACAACTGGTACGCCTCGGCGCCGTACCTGATGCCGGTCAGCAACAACCCGCCGGACCCGACCGTCGTGATGGCGGCGACCGGGCAGAAGGCATTCCAGCTCGCCTTCATCCTCGCCCCCGACGGCGGCGGTTGCAGTCCCACCTGGGACGGCAAGAACGCGGTCTCCTCCGACACCGCGGTGGCCGGCGTGATCAGCCGGATCCGCGCCGCCGGCGGCGACGTCTCGGTCTCGGTCGGCGGCTACGGCGGCACCAAGCTCGGCCAGACCTGCGGCACCGTGGCGGCCACCGCCGCGGCCTACCAGCAGGTGATCGACAAGTACTCGCTGCACGCCATCGACTTCGACCTCGAGGAGCCGGAGTACGAGAACGACGCGGCGGTCAACAACGAGCTGGGCGCGGCCAAGACGTTGCAGGCCAACAACCCCGGCCTGTTCGTCTCGGTGACGATGCCGGGCACGGCCGCCGGCACCGGCTGGTTCGGCACCCAGCTGCTGGACAAGTCCAAGGCGCTGGGCTTCTCCCCCAACAACTTCTCCATCATGCCGTTCGACGGCGGCTTCGCCGGCGGTTCGGCGCAGGTGTCGGCGCTGGAGGCGCTGCACGGCCTGTTGATGAGCCACATGGGCTGGGACAGCGCGACGGCGTACTCGCACGAGGGCTTCTCCGGCATGAACGGCCGGTCGGACAACGGCGAGTTCTTCTACCAGGCCGACTTCCAGACCGTGTACGACTACGCGACCAGCCACGGCCTGGGCCGGTTCACGTTCTGGTCGGTCAACCGGGACCGGCAGTGCGGCTCCAACGCCGACAACGCCATCTGCAGCAACGTCACGCAGAACGACTGGGACTTCACGAAGTTCACCACGCGGTTCGCCGGCGCGACCCCGCCGCAGTCCCCGCCGCCCACCACCACGACCACCACGACGACTCCGGGCGGCGGCGGTAGCTGCACGGCGGCGGCGTGGAACGCCTCGACCCCGTACAACGGCGGCGCGGTCGTCTCGTACAACGGCCACCAGTGGACGGCGAAGTGGTGGACCCAGGGCGACATTCCGGGAGCCAACAGCCAGAACGTGTGGACCGACAACGGCGCGTGCACGGGTGGTGGCGGCGGAACCACCACCACGAACCCGCCCGGCGGCGGCACCTGCCCGGCCGCGTGGAGCGCCTCCACGCCGTACAACGGCGGTGCGGTGGTCTCCTACAACGGCCACAAGTGGACCGCGAAGTGGTGGACCCAGGGCGACGTCCCCGGGGCCAACAGCCAGAACGTGTGGACCGACAACGGAGCTTGCTGA
- a CDS encoding S8 family serine peptidase, translating to MLRGLVLVTAAVSALALTTAGPSAASAAPLTPTPIGTSALGDLVGRPTPPPTRQPDSVLVVTDGTAKFGANAKPVDGVPNTTVVHVDGDAEKAAQELRKQPGVRFAEPNRAVGGMSSGSMPAPNWAGSLPVKGPDNYGVTSSLQSFLNANGVDALGAYDTLGSRYGQLPGTGEIITNVSSGDLTDQTTVVKDGQRYLDIPSMPLIPTYVSTGDGLDPVATTTGQDAQLAEVLLDFAVMAPLPHDKQRPEAVGSGSTDLLGIAPGAQYRLVVPNQVSADGIAEALLAAARQNPRPDVITASLGFGVDQYGFAGRYLEDDPILQSVVSTIVRDYHIVVTISSNDGTRLYTPAAVGPDGGSTPTDLARKASETTDINDDAFSTTPSKVLDSGAIAVGGTTLDDTLSQPGSANGTFATTRTNGATNYSSGFGERIDVSAPGDGIPAFIHTDNGSPQAVTPVFNGGTSASAPQVAAAAAVVLQAARIAGKKLDPVDVRKVLQKTGRPVATPPQVDRKLDVGNQIDVTAAVESLLPKASKTTIQRISVAHRVTFGNLGGNFTEATDPNRIDLQTNGTGEGLVGPVTIGADVTGAPAGRKLDYVVTVNGEQFHADRPAVRITPTQLLQAAGLPVIAATDRAVDLTFEVRDGHKVLASAKKTLTVGPTDGTYAEATAPIAPATVKLGAPVTVHYDLTGVRNPKSPQLVVSSVGHWNPLSAPIFSAAYKVPLTGTSGDVTIPASAFDGGGGLYGIGIVQDSTSIHPLYGEFASVRVDGGSADHRAAAPTFNDQLHSLTVTRAAPNFTVDYDVRGVPGATGAELEFSSPAPTLFNSYNTVTNANGTRPDDDGIDGPSAAVQKLPSRNGTAHLDATKLGLGFSDSYNVRVIALGRDGKPVGQAGPTSFLELDDGIAPDDTAVVDFAIQGTDSVVVTDDGNGHQAVRRYDPSTGAYGAVLTTGSGYQLAGVDPSSHRAAVLHGAAVEIYDVPAAKLVGTVALGDYTPIGGRVDGVRHRAAILVHHKGDNADAVVSVDLATATAGQPIAADKGVPAGTYFLIDVDQKTGQVFVGKAGGGLICFAGGAGLVARVDLDTATVTAADRADGCAGSLAVDDGTNTAYQLSYRSVSVNINGTSNLIPVAGDTLASGTGIAVRQQPSLTLAVDSVHHLALVAFQTPPAVPQFGAVGGLIFDNNATSQVAVVDLSTGKTVNTVRGMNFSPGLVGAGPGRGVQLDPATRTGWTFSGDIHQVQQFSY from the coding sequence ATGCTGCGCGGTCTGGTCCTGGTCACGGCGGCGGTTTCGGCCCTTGCCCTGACTACCGCCGGTCCCTCTGCCGCCTCGGCGGCACCGCTGACCCCAACCCCCATAGGCACCTCCGCCCTCGGCGACCTGGTCGGCAGACCGACGCCGCCGCCGACCCGGCAGCCGGACTCGGTGCTCGTCGTCACCGACGGCACCGCGAAGTTCGGGGCCAATGCCAAGCCGGTGGACGGCGTGCCGAACACGACCGTGGTGCACGTCGACGGCGACGCCGAGAAGGCGGCGCAGGAACTGCGCAAGCAGCCGGGAGTTCGCTTCGCTGAGCCGAACCGTGCCGTCGGCGGCATGAGTTCCGGCTCGATGCCAGCGCCGAACTGGGCCGGCAGCCTGCCGGTCAAGGGCCCCGACAACTACGGCGTCACCTCGTCGCTGCAGAGCTTCCTCAACGCCAACGGCGTCGATGCCCTTGGCGCCTACGACACCCTGGGTTCCCGCTACGGCCAGCTGCCCGGCACGGGCGAGATCATCACCAACGTCAGCAGCGGCGACCTCACCGACCAGACCACCGTCGTCAAGGACGGCCAGCGGTACCTCGACATCCCGTCCATGCCGCTGATCCCGACCTACGTCTCCACCGGTGACGGGCTGGACCCGGTGGCCACCACCACCGGCCAGGACGCGCAACTGGCGGAGGTGCTGCTGGACTTCGCCGTGATGGCCCCGCTGCCGCACGACAAGCAACGCCCGGAGGCCGTGGGCAGCGGCTCGACCGACCTGCTCGGCATCGCGCCGGGAGCGCAGTACCGGCTGGTGGTGCCGAACCAGGTGAGCGCCGACGGCATCGCCGAGGCGCTGCTGGCGGCGGCCCGGCAGAACCCGCGCCCCGACGTGATCACCGCCAGCCTCGGCTTCGGCGTCGACCAGTACGGCTTCGCCGGCCGCTACCTTGAGGACGACCCGATCCTGCAGTCGGTGGTGTCCACGATCGTCCGTGACTACCACATCGTCGTCACCATCTCCTCCAACGACGGCACCCGGCTCTACACACCGGCGGCGGTCGGCCCCGACGGCGGCAGCACGCCGACCGACCTGGCTCGCAAGGCATCCGAGACCACGGACATCAACGACGACGCCTTTTCCACGACCCCGAGCAAGGTGCTCGACAGCGGCGCCATCGCCGTCGGTGGCACCACGCTGGACGACACGCTGTCGCAGCCGGGCTCGGCCAACGGGACGTTCGCGACCACCCGCACCAACGGCGCGACCAACTACTCGTCCGGCTTCGGCGAGCGGATCGATGTTTCCGCGCCCGGTGACGGCATTCCCGCCTTCATCCACACGGACAACGGCAGCCCGCAGGCGGTGACGCCGGTGTTCAACGGCGGCACGTCCGCCTCCGCACCGCAGGTCGCTGCCGCCGCGGCGGTTGTGTTGCAGGCGGCTCGCATCGCCGGCAAGAAGCTCGACCCGGTCGACGTCCGCAAGGTGCTGCAGAAGACCGGCCGTCCGGTGGCGACCCCACCGCAGGTCGACCGGAAGCTCGACGTGGGCAACCAGATCGACGTCACGGCGGCGGTGGAGTCCTTGCTGCCCAAGGCGTCGAAGACGACGATCCAGCGGATCTCCGTCGCGCACCGGGTCACCTTCGGCAACCTCGGCGGCAACTTCACCGAGGCCACCGACCCGAACCGGATCGACCTGCAGACCAACGGCACGGGCGAGGGCCTGGTCGGCCCGGTGACCATCGGCGCGGACGTCACCGGCGCGCCGGCCGGGCGCAAGCTCGACTACGTGGTCACCGTCAACGGCGAGCAGTTCCACGCCGACCGACCGGCCGTGCGGATCACGCCAACGCAGCTGCTGCAGGCCGCCGGCCTGCCGGTGATCGCCGCGACCGACCGGGCCGTGGATCTCACCTTCGAGGTGCGCGATGGCCACAAGGTGTTGGCATCGGCCAAGAAGACGCTGACCGTCGGCCCGACCGACGGCACGTACGCCGAGGCGACCGCCCCGATCGCGCCGGCCACGGTGAAGCTGGGCGCACCGGTCACCGTGCACTACGACCTGACCGGCGTCCGCAACCCCAAGTCGCCGCAGCTGGTGGTGTCCTCGGTCGGCCACTGGAATCCGCTGAGCGCGCCGATCTTCTCCGCCGCGTACAAGGTTCCGCTGACCGGCACGTCCGGCGACGTCACGATCCCCGCCAGCGCCTTCGACGGCGGTGGCGGCCTCTACGGCATCGGCATCGTGCAGGACTCGACCAGCATTCACCCTCTCTACGGCGAATTTGCGTCGGTCCGCGTTGATGGCGGCAGCGCCGACCACCGAGCCGCGGCCCCGACGTTCAACGACCAACTGCACAGCCTGACCGTCACCCGGGCGGCGCCGAACTTCACGGTCGACTACGACGTGCGCGGCGTTCCCGGCGCGACCGGCGCCGAGCTGGAGTTCTCCTCGCCCGCGCCGACGCTGTTCAACTCCTACAACACCGTCACCAACGCCAACGGCACGCGGCCGGACGACGACGGCATTGACGGGCCATCGGCGGCCGTCCAGAAACTGCCCAGCCGCAACGGAACCGCGCATCTCGACGCCACCAAGCTCGGCCTCGGGTTCTCGGACTCGTACAACGTGCGGGTGATCGCGCTCGGGCGCGACGGCAAGCCGGTCGGCCAGGCCGGCCCGACCTCGTTCCTCGAACTGGACGACGGCATCGCGCCGGACGACACCGCGGTCGTCGACTTCGCCATCCAGGGCACGGATTCCGTGGTCGTCACCGACGACGGCAACGGGCATCAGGCCGTTCGCCGCTACGACCCGAGCACCGGCGCCTACGGCGCGGTTCTGACCACCGGCAGCGGCTACCAGCTCGCCGGTGTCGATCCGTCGTCGCACCGGGCGGCCGTGCTGCACGGCGCGGCCGTCGAGATCTACGACGTCCCGGCGGCGAAACTCGTTGGCACCGTGGCACTCGGCGACTACACGCCGATCGGTGGCCGTGTCGACGGCGTCCGGCACCGGGCGGCGATCCTGGTGCACCACAAGGGTGACAATGCCGACGCCGTCGTGTCGGTCGACCTCGCCACCGCCACCGCCGGCCAGCCCATCGCCGCCGACAAGGGCGTGCCCGCCGGCACGTACTTCCTGATCGACGTCGATCAGAAGACGGGGCAGGTTTTCGTCGGCAAGGCCGGCGGCGGGCTGATCTGCTTCGCCGGCGGCGCCGGCCTGGTTGCCCGCGTCGACCTCGACACGGCGACCGTGACCGCCGCCGACCGGGCCGACGGCTGCGCAGGTTCGCTCGCCGTCGACGACGGCACGAACACCGCGTACCAGCTGTCGTACCGGTCGGTCAGCGTCAACATCAACGGCACCAGCAACCTGATCCCGGTCGCCGGCGACACTCTGGCTTCCGGCACGGGTATCGCCGTCCGGCAGCAGCCGTCGCTGACGCTTGCCGTCGACAGCGTGCACCACCTGGCGCTGGTCGCGTTCCAGACGCCGCCGGCGGTGCCGCAGTTCGGCGCGGTCGGCGGACTGATCTTCGACAACAACGCCACCAGCCAGGTGGCGGTCGTGGATCTGAGCACCGGCAAGACGGTGAACACGGTGCGGGGCATGAACTTCTCGCCGGGCCTCGTCGGCGCGGGCCCCGGTCGGGGCGTGCAGCTGGATCCGGCGACCCGGACCGGTTGGACGTTCTCCGGCGACATCCACCAGGTGCAGCAGTTCTCGTACTGA
- a CDS encoding glycosyl hydrolase family 18 protein — protein MKLSARTALIAAAAATVVVGSITAVGAGATQQQQPQSIAVTPAAATAAASSGGLRVAYFDQWSIYQNAYYLKNVDAIANNLDYLIYDFENIDPTNLTCFEATKASDPDPGGENDPNAGDGAGDAFADYQKSFGADISVDGTADAWGMPIVGNFHQLQELKKRHPNLKVVLSLGGWSYSKYFSDAAATDSSRKKFVSSCIDMFIKGNLPSEGGYGGAGSAAGIFDGFDIDWEYPGSTAGHLGNHTSAGDTQNFTALLAEFRSQLDGLGKHYSLSAALPGGQDKIAKIQTDKIGQYMDFADAMTYDMHGAWDATGPTNFQDPLYPSPSDPSGTIPPGTEKYNTDSIIKAYTKGSSAYGIPGGFPANKLTLGIPFYYRGWTGVPAGSNHGLYQSASGPSAGKTLSGNVPGVAMYKELSGIVDNPADTFFDPTTQSAWFYDGTNFYGGSSPQSIKARTDYIHCNGLAGAMMFSLYDLDPASTLFNSVVNGLAASTPGCAGPPTSTTTTTTTTTTTTTTTTPPGGGGCTAAAWNASTPYNGGAVVSYNGHQWTAKWWTQGDVPGANSQNVWTDNGPCSGGGTTTTNPPGGGTCPAAWSASTPYNGGAVVSYNGHKWTAKWWTQGDVPGANSQNVWTDNGAC, from the coding sequence ATGAAGTTATCCGCGAGAACGGCCCTGATCGCGGCGGCGGCCGCGACCGTCGTGGTCGGCAGCATCACCGCTGTCGGCGCGGGCGCGACGCAGCAGCAGCAACCCCAGTCCATCGCGGTGACCCCGGCGGCGGCGACCGCCGCGGCGTCCTCCGGCGGCCTGCGCGTGGCGTACTTCGACCAGTGGTCGATCTACCAGAACGCGTACTACCTGAAGAACGTCGACGCGATCGCCAACAACCTCGACTACCTGATCTACGACTTCGAGAACATCGACCCCACCAACCTCACCTGCTTCGAGGCGACGAAGGCCAGCGACCCGGACCCGGGCGGCGAGAACGACCCCAACGCCGGTGACGGCGCCGGCGACGCGTTCGCCGACTACCAGAAGTCGTTCGGCGCGGACATCAGCGTGGACGGCACGGCCGACGCGTGGGGCATGCCGATCGTCGGCAACTTCCACCAGCTCCAGGAGCTGAAGAAGCGGCACCCGAACCTGAAGGTCGTGCTGTCGCTGGGCGGCTGGTCGTACTCGAAGTACTTCTCCGACGCGGCGGCGACCGACTCCTCGCGCAAGAAGTTCGTCAGCTCCTGCATCGACATGTTCATCAAGGGCAACCTGCCCTCGGAGGGCGGCTACGGCGGCGCGGGCAGCGCGGCCGGCATCTTCGACGGCTTCGACATCGACTGGGAGTACCCGGGGTCGACCGCCGGTCACCTGGGCAACCACACCAGCGCAGGCGACACCCAGAACTTCACCGCGCTGCTGGCGGAGTTCCGGTCGCAGCTGGACGGGCTGGGCAAGCACTACTCGCTGTCCGCGGCCCTGCCCGGCGGCCAGGACAAGATCGCGAAGATCCAGACCGACAAGATCGGTCAGTACATGGACTTCGCCGACGCGATGACCTACGACATGCACGGCGCGTGGGACGCGACGGGCCCGACGAACTTCCAGGACCCGCTGTACCCCTCGCCGAGCGACCCGTCCGGCACCATCCCGCCGGGCACCGAGAAGTACAACACCGACTCGATCATCAAGGCCTACACCAAGGGTTCCAGCGCCTACGGCATTCCGGGCGGCTTCCCGGCCAACAAGCTGACCCTGGGCATCCCGTTCTACTACCGCGGCTGGACGGGCGTGCCGGCCGGCTCCAACCACGGCCTGTACCAGAGCGCGAGCGGCCCGTCCGCCGGCAAGACGCTCAGCGGCAACGTGCCGGGTGTGGCGATGTACAAGGAACTGTCCGGGATCGTGGACAACCCGGCGGACACCTTCTTCGACCCGACCACCCAGTCGGCCTGGTTCTACGACGGCACCAACTTCTACGGCGGCTCCTCGCCGCAGTCGATCAAGGCGCGGACCGACTACATCCACTGCAACGGCCTGGCCGGCGCGATGATGTTCTCGCTCTACGACCTCGACCCGGCGTCGACGCTGTTCAACTCCGTGGTGAACGGCCTGGCGGCCAGCACGCCGGGCTGCGCGGGCCCGCCGACCAGCACGACCACCACCACGACGACCACGACGACCACCACCACCACGACCACTCCCCCGGGTGGCGGCGGCTGCACGGCCGCAGCGTGGAACGCCTCGACCCCGTACAACGGCGGCGCGGTCGTGTCCTACAACGGTCACCAGTGGACGGCCAAGTGGTGGACCCAGGGCGACGTCCCCGGGGCCAACAGCCAGAACGTGTGGACCGACAACGGTCCGTGCAGCGGCGGCGGCACGACGACGACCAACCCGCCCGGCGGCGGCACCTGCCCGGCCGCGTGGAGCGCGTCGACTCCGTACAACGGCGGTGCGGTGGTCTCCTACAACGGCCACAAGTGGACCGCGAAGTGGTGGACCCAGGGCGACGTCCCCGGGGCCAACAGCCAGAACGTGTGGACCGACAACGGAGCTTGCTGA
- a CDS encoding glycoside hydrolase family 27 protein: MTRWRIGAALLTAAALLAAGGQAVARTQTPDEPWNTPGHHPVTIARTPPMGWSSWSSLRGNISESIIEAQAKVMHDQLAAHGYKYVNIDAGWTAGVDEYGRSTWNTTKFPNGMAAVAQYVHKLGLKFGIYMVPGVPKAAVDANSPIKGTPYHVEDVLDPTLPGNTAADGAGKLDFSKPGAAAYVQSQADLLASWGVDYIKMDFVGPGGGRVATDNRVDMQQWRKALDNTRRPIHLELSNSLSFDNAAVWAKYSNGWRIEGDIECYSHCVGLTNWAVRASLRFDDAPKWVPFAGPGHWNDLDSLEIGNGAPDGLTPDEKQSVMTLWAIEASPLLLGTDLTKLVPEDVKMITNDEVLAVDQAGHAAHPLSQATKQQVWVSDNHNGSYTVALFNLGDAPATVTANWTDLAPHRHSAFVRDLWAHKNLGVVRDNFSATLAPHASRLLTVWP; this comes from the coding sequence ATGACCAGGTGGCGGATCGGCGCGGCCCTGCTCACCGCGGCCGCCCTGCTCGCGGCGGGTGGCCAGGCGGTCGCCCGGACCCAGACCCCCGACGAACCGTGGAACACCCCGGGGCACCACCCGGTGACGATCGCCAGAACCCCGCCGATGGGGTGGAGCAGCTGGAGCTCGTTGCGCGGCAACATCTCCGAATCGATCATCGAGGCGCAGGCGAAGGTCATGCACGACCAGCTCGCCGCCCACGGCTACAAGTACGTCAACATCGACGCGGGCTGGACGGCCGGCGTGGACGAGTACGGCCGCAGCACGTGGAACACCACCAAGTTCCCCAACGGCATGGCGGCAGTGGCGCAGTACGTGCACAAGCTGGGCCTGAAGTTCGGCATCTACATGGTGCCGGGCGTGCCGAAGGCGGCGGTGGACGCGAACTCGCCGATCAAGGGCACGCCCTACCACGTAGAGGACGTCCTCGACCCGACGCTGCCGGGCAACACGGCCGCGGACGGCGCCGGCAAGCTGGACTTCAGCAAGCCGGGCGCGGCCGCCTACGTGCAGTCGCAGGCGGATCTGTTGGCGTCATGGGGAGTCGACTACATCAAGATGGACTTCGTCGGCCCGGGCGGCGGCCGCGTCGCCACGGACAACCGGGTCGACATGCAGCAGTGGCGCAAGGCCCTGGACAACACGCGGCGGCCGATCCACCTGGAACTGTCGAACTCGCTCAGCTTCGACAACGCCGCGGTGTGGGCGAAGTACAGCAACGGCTGGCGCATCGAGGGCGATATCGAGTGCTACTCACATTGTGTCGGCCTGACGAACTGGGCGGTGCGCGCGTCGCTCCGCTTCGACGACGCGCCGAAGTGGGTGCCGTTCGCCGGCCCGGGCCACTGGAACGACCTCGACTCGCTGGAGATCGGCAACGGCGCGCCGGACGGCCTCACCCCGGACGAGAAGCAGTCGGTGATGACGCTGTGGGCGATCGAGGCCTCGCCGCTGCTGCTGGGCACCGACCTGACGAAGCTGGTGCCCGAGGACGTCAAGATGATCACCAATGACGAGGTGCTCGCGGTCGACCAGGCCGGACACGCGGCGCACCCGCTGTCGCAGGCGACCAAGCAGCAGGTCTGGGTGAGCGACAACCACAACGGCAGCTACACCGTGGCGCTGTTCAACCTCGGTGACGCGCCGGCGACGGTCACGGCGAACTGGACCGATCTAGCACCCCATCGGCACAGCGCGTTCGTCCGCGATCTCTGGGCGCACAAGAATCTTGGCGTCGTGCGCGACAACTTCTCCGCCACCCTCGCGCCGCACGCGTCACGGCTGCTGACCGTGTGGCCCTGA
- a CDS encoding phosphotransferase family protein, whose protein sequence is MRGGTDADRALPVIAEACGLGFSRVKPLSGEHGAVEATVAGRGRYVVKWTWHPRSWPHEVAEVTSRLRTLRYPAPRVIAADRLGEIAFYVQEKLPGSPSDELDVDQLERLIDLVELHAGAARGLSSPRTTLPWGEQIHRDLADPGHWTPRKRALVAHSPRAADLVRGIETLAARLDLSRLPSDDVVHCDYGLGNMLFHAGGLSGVIDWDGWRPGDRRADLVTLWFALRIGTDQTRTSTELRRHLRRVMEPELLWAYSAHNVLRTLGWFAFRHGGWPNPVWLNASELLLRTALAA, encoded by the coding sequence ATGAGAGGCGGCACCGATGCCGACCGCGCGCTGCCGGTGATCGCCGAGGCGTGCGGTCTCGGCTTCAGCAGAGTCAAACCCCTGTCCGGCGAGCACGGGGCGGTCGAGGCGACCGTCGCCGGGCGCGGCCGGTACGTGGTCAAGTGGACGTGGCATCCGCGGTCGTGGCCGCACGAGGTGGCCGAGGTGACCTCTCGCCTGCGGACGCTGCGCTATCCCGCGCCGCGGGTGATCGCCGCCGACCGGCTCGGCGAGATCGCCTTCTACGTGCAGGAGAAGCTGCCGGGGTCGCCGTCGGACGAGCTGGACGTCGACCAGTTGGAACGGCTCATCGACCTCGTCGAGCTGCATGCCGGCGCCGCCCGCGGGCTGTCGTCACCGCGCACCACGCTGCCGTGGGGCGAGCAGATCCACCGCGACCTCGCCGACCCCGGCCACTGGACGCCACGAAAGCGCGCCCTGGTAGCGCATTCGCCACGAGCCGCCGACCTCGTTCGCGGCATCGAGACCCTCGCCGCCCGCCTCGACCTGTCCCGGCTGCCGTCCGACGACGTCGTGCACTGCGACTACGGCCTCGGCAACATGCTGTTCCACGCCGGCGGGCTCAGCGGCGTCATCGACTGGGACGGCTGGCGGCCCGGCGACCGACGCGCCGACCTGGTCACGCTGTGGTTCGCCCTGCGCATCGGCACCGACCAGACCCGCACCTCCACCGAGCTGCGCCGACACCTCCGTCGGGTCATGGAGCCCGAGCTGCTGTGGGCCTACTCGGCGCACAACGTGCTGCGCACCCTCGGCTGGTTCGCGTTCCGACATGGCGGCTGGCCCAACCCGGTCTGGCTGAACGCCAGCGAGTTGCTGCTGCGGACGGCTCTGGCCGCGTGA